A region from the Mesorhizobium sp. J8 genome encodes:
- a CDS encoding molybdopterin-binding protein translates to MAKFQISPKLQMSRRKFLTASSLGLSGIALSGCDAFDSGLGIGGGLRSFLENANGLTWRAQRLLAGRDALAPEFTEADIRQPQRPNGVTAPDDDIYKGLLGNNFADWRLEVTGLVEKPLSLTREQLQNMPSRTQITRHDCVEGWSCIAKWTGTPLSLVLDQAVVKPQARYVMFHCLDTIEQSLSGDIKYYGTIDLIDARHPQTILAYGLNGKPLPVENGAPLRVRVERQLGYKMPKYIHKIELVDSFANIGGGRGGYWEDNGYDWYGGI, encoded by the coding sequence ATGGCAAAATTCCAGATCAGCCCCAAGCTCCAAATGAGCCGAAGAAAGTTCTTGACCGCCAGCAGCCTCGGCCTGTCCGGCATTGCGCTGTCGGGTTGCGATGCCTTCGATAGCGGTCTGGGCATCGGCGGCGGCCTGCGCAGCTTCCTCGAAAACGCCAATGGCCTGACCTGGCGGGCCCAGCGCCTGCTCGCCGGCCGCGACGCGCTGGCGCCGGAATTCACCGAGGCCGACATCCGCCAGCCGCAACGGCCGAACGGCGTCACCGCGCCGGACGACGATATCTATAAGGGCCTGCTCGGCAACAATTTCGCCGACTGGCGGCTGGAGGTCACGGGGCTTGTCGAGAAGCCGCTGTCGCTGACTCGCGAGCAGCTCCAGAACATGCCGAGCCGCACGCAGATTACCCGCCATGATTGCGTCGAAGGCTGGAGCTGCATCGCCAAATGGACCGGGACGCCGCTGTCGCTGGTGCTCGACCAGGCGGTGGTCAAGCCGCAGGCGCGTTATGTCATGTTCCATTGCCTCGACACGATCGAGCAAAGCCTGTCGGGCGACATCAAATATTACGGCACGATCGACCTGATCGACGCCCGCCATCCGCAGACGATTCTGGCCTACGGCCTGAACGGCAAGCCCTTGCCGGTCGAGAACGGCGCGCCGCTGCGCGTGCGGGTCGAGCGTCAGCTCGGCTACAAGATGCCGAAATACATTCACAAGATCGAGCTGGTCGACAGCTTCGCCAATATCGGCGGCGGCCGCGGCGGCTATTGGGAAGACAATGGCTACGACTGGTATGGCGGGATTTGA
- a CDS encoding GNAT family N-acetyltransferase has protein sequence MAPRLQAEHDLSSAELSSIEECLNSDNRRLTGRDNDHALVFALRDEQGRAVGVAAGYSWAGIAELKLMWIDDAYRGLGHGRKLLDAFVAEAAARGSVRIWVSTHDFQAPGFYERAGFERMAELTGWPEGHSNIILCKTMRSHQSNSRKSVRGFPSGIA, from the coding sequence ATGGCCCCTCGCCTGCAGGCCGAGCACGATCTGTCGTCGGCCGAGCTCAGTTCAATCGAGGAATGCCTCAACAGCGATAACCGGCGTCTGACCGGCCGCGACAACGACCATGCCCTCGTCTTCGCCCTGCGGGATGAGCAAGGGCGCGCTGTCGGGGTTGCCGCAGGCTATTCCTGGGCTGGCATTGCAGAGCTGAAGCTGATGTGGATCGACGATGCCTATCGCGGCCTTGGTCACGGCAGGAAGCTGCTCGATGCCTTCGTTGCCGAGGCCGCCGCGCGCGGTTCCGTGAGGATATGGGTTTCGACCCACGACTTCCAGGCTCCGGGCTTCTACGAGAGGGCCGGTTTCGAGCGCATGGCCGAACTGACCGGCTGGCCAGAAGGCCATTCCAACATCATCCTTTGCAAGACGATGCGTTCCCATCAGAGCAATTCCAGGAAAAGTGTGCGCGGTTTTCCGTCTGGAATTGCGTAA
- a CDS encoding DUF3011 domain-containing protein, with protein MSARMAVTGSTMFLACLLGNPTQLSLLPDAAQAAGPMRLVCSSSNYRYSYCGVDTRGGVQLTNRLSKSRCQFGASWGYDGGGIWVDKGCSAQFLVAGSGRRPSPGDAAAAIIVGGIVGAILDNADRHGRHSDNYYPRPKPRRDDRWIDPTPQFDRDGNPNFDTHGNYQGCHGVGCMVDNPDEMGDAPPEPGQTTFDSSDD; from the coding sequence ATGTCGGCGCGGATGGCGGTTACCGGTTCGACGATGTTCCTGGCCTGCCTCCTGGGCAATCCGACGCAACTGTCGCTGCTGCCCGACGCGGCGCAGGCTGCGGGCCCGATGCGCCTGGTCTGCTCAAGTTCCAACTATCGCTATTCCTATTGCGGGGTCGACACGCGTGGCGGCGTGCAGTTGACCAACCGGCTATCGAAGTCGCGTTGCCAGTTCGGCGCGAGCTGGGGTTATGACGGCGGCGGCATCTGGGTGGACAAGGGCTGCTCGGCGCAATTCCTGGTTGCCGGCTCCGGCCGCAGGCCTTCTCCCGGCGATGCGGCAGCCGCCATCATCGTCGGCGGAATTGTCGGCGCCATCCTCGACAACGCTGATAGGCATGGCCGTCATTCCGACAACTACTATCCGAGGCCGAAGCCGCGCCGCGACGATCGATGGATCGACCCGACGCCCCAGTTCGACAGGGACGGCAATCCCAATTTCGATACCCACGGCAACTATCAGGGATGCCACGGCGTCGGCTGCATGGTGGACAATCCGGATGAGATGGGTGACGCGCCGCCCGAACCCGGTCAAACCACTTTCGACAGTTCGGACGATTGA
- a CDS encoding transporter substrate-binding domain-containing protein gives MRANKMVAAIILILSAWLALLPARADDSLKRVIDQKTLTVGVALNPPWILKNADGKFAGYDVDLTSALASDLGVDLKLVEVPWNDLKARLLKGDFDLIAAGYASTPERAREVVFSNPTGTADIRMVASIASLGKRPGKALTRPGYKIAVLSNSTDEAAAKEAFPKANILSFDNTADVFAAIIGGDAQAMVATSPTPQMAARLYDAKFRLVGGPLLRTPEAFALRPDDVRLIQYVNNWIGARTADGTIAGVRRYWFGGFKWMSRFDTPAKPDQAKTDQTKPKP, from the coding sequence ATGCGCGCTAACAAAATGGTCGCGGCGATCATACTTATTCTCTCTGCCTGGCTGGCGTTATTGCCGGCTCGCGCGGACGATAGCCTGAAGCGCGTCATCGACCAGAAGACACTGACGGTCGGCGTGGCGCTCAACCCGCCATGGATCCTCAAGAACGCGGACGGCAAATTCGCGGGCTACGATGTCGACCTGACCAGTGCCCTGGCGTCCGATCTCGGCGTCGACCTGAAGCTGGTCGAAGTGCCGTGGAACGACTTGAAGGCACGTCTGCTCAAAGGCGATTTCGATCTGATCGCCGCAGGCTATGCCAGCACGCCGGAGCGCGCTCGCGAGGTTGTATTCTCCAATCCGACCGGCACCGCCGACATCCGCATGGTGGCCTCGATCGCCAGCCTCGGCAAAAGGCCGGGAAAGGCGCTGACGCGTCCCGGATACAAGATTGCTGTGCTCTCCAATTCCACCGATGAGGCGGCCGCCAAGGAAGCCTTCCCGAAGGCGAACATCCTGTCCTTCGACAACACCGCCGACGTCTTTGCCGCGATCATCGGCGGCGACGCGCAGGCGATGGTCGCCACCTCGCCGACGCCGCAGATGGCGGCAAGGCTCTACGATGCGAAATTCAGGCTGGTCGGCGGCCCGCTGCTGCGCACGCCGGAAGCCTTTGCCCTGCGGCCGGACGATGTCCGCCTGATCCAATACGTCAACAACTGGATCGGGGCGCGCACCGCCGACGGCACCATCGCCGGTGTTCGCCGCTACTGGTTCGGCGGCTTCAAATGGATGTCGCGCTTCGACACCCCAGCCAAGCCGGACCAAGCCAAGACGGACCAGACCAAGCCGAAGCCGTAA
- the gcvT gene encoding glycine cleavage system aminomethyltransferase GcvT: MTGEDTRHLPLEDLHQAAGARFGAFAGWSMPLTYPPGVMKEHLHTREHAGLFDISHMKLFEVAGPGATALLNRACPLDAGALYISQSKYTFFLNEAAGIIDDLIVTRLGDDRFMVVANAGNAVEDEKHLRALAADFDAKVEPLERVFLAIQGPDAWAALARAGIETGSLLFMHGIEPRQNWFMSRSGYTGEDGFEIGLPEKDARDLVAKLLEDVRVQWIGLAARDSLRLEAGLCLHGQDLTPETDPASAGLTWAIPKEVRAAGHFIGADALRSILERGPPQKRVGLKPEGRQPVRAGAALVDVDGNPAGHVTSGGFGPSTGHPVAMGYVDIALARAGTKLIGDVRGTKIPIDVASLPFTPHRYRKG; this comes from the coding sequence ATGACAGGCGAAGACACCAGACATCTACCCCTTGAGGATTTGCATCAGGCCGCGGGCGCGCGTTTCGGCGCCTTCGCCGGCTGGTCGATGCCGCTCACCTACCCGCCCGGGGTGATGAAGGAACATCTTCACACACGCGAGCATGCCGGCCTGTTCGATATCTCGCATATGAAGCTGTTCGAGGTCGCGGGTCCGGGGGCCACCGCATTGCTGAACCGCGCCTGCCCGCTCGATGCCGGCGCGCTGTACATCTCGCAGTCCAAATACACTTTTTTCCTCAACGAGGCGGCAGGCATCATTGACGACCTGATCGTCACGCGCCTGGGCGACGACCGGTTCATGGTGGTGGCCAATGCCGGCAACGCGGTGGAGGACGAGAAGCATCTGCGCGCGCTGGCCGCCGATTTCGATGCCAAGGTCGAGCCGCTCGAGCGGGTTTTCCTGGCGATCCAGGGACCGGACGCCTGGGCCGCGCTTGCGCGGGCCGGCATCGAAACCGGTTCGCTGCTCTTCATGCACGGCATCGAACCGCGTCAGAACTGGTTCATGAGCCGCTCCGGCTACACCGGCGAGGACGGTTTCGAGATCGGCCTGCCGGAGAAGGACGCGCGTGATCTGGTCGCCAAACTCCTGGAGGACGTGCGCGTGCAGTGGATCGGCCTTGCCGCGCGCGACAGCCTGCGGCTCGAGGCCGGTCTTTGCCTGCACGGTCAGGACCTGACGCCGGAAACCGACCCCGCGAGCGCCGGACTGACATGGGCGATTCCCAAGGAGGTCCGGGCTGCCGGCCATTTCATCGGCGCCGACGCGCTGCGCTCGATCCTCGAGCGCGGGCCGCCGCAGAAGCGCGTCGGCTTGAAGCCCGAAGGGCGCCAGCCGGTGCGCGCCGGCGCGGCGCTGGTCGACGTCGACGGCAATCCGGCCGGCCATGTCACCTCAGGCGGCTTCGGCCCTTCGACCGGGCACCCGGTCGCCATGGGCTACGTCGACATCGCGCTGGCCAGAGCCGGCACGAAACTCATCGGCGATGTCCGCGGGACGAAAATCCCGATCGACGTCGCGTCCCTGCCCTTCACTCCACACCGCTACCGCAAAGGATGA
- the gcvH gene encoding glycine cleavage system protein GcvH — MAKTYFTEDHEWLRVEGGIAIVGITDYAQEQLGDLVFVELPEIGRKLAKGDTAVVVESVKAASDVYAPVDGEITEANASLSADPSLVNSAATGDGWLWKMKLSDASQLDSLMDEAAYKAHIG, encoded by the coding sequence ATGGCAAAGACCTATTTCACTGAAGACCATGAATGGCTCCGTGTCGAAGGCGGCATCGCCATTGTCGGTATCACCGACTATGCGCAGGAACAGCTCGGCGACCTCGTCTTCGTCGAGCTGCCGGAAATCGGCCGCAAGCTAGCCAAGGGCGATACGGCCGTGGTCGTCGAGTCCGTCAAGGCGGCATCGGACGTCTATGCGCCGGTCGACGGCGAGATCACCGAGGCCAACGCCTCGCTGTCGGCCGACCCGTCGCTGGTCAATTCGGCGGCGACCGGCGACGGCTGGCTCTGGAAGATGAAGCTTTCCGACGCAAGCCAGCTCGACAGCCTCATGGATGAGGCCGCCTACAAAGCCCATATCGGCTGA
- the gcvP gene encoding aminomethyl-transferring glycine dehydrogenase — protein sequence MTAALTPFSARHIGPGVNDVRAMLAVLGVPSVETLISQAVPRSIRLDQPLNLPAPASEAEALAELSAIMAKNTVLKSFIGAGYHGVFVPPVIQRNMFENPAWYTAYTPYQAEISQGRLEMLFNFQTLVTELTGLPVASASLLDEATAVAEAVGIALRHHRDKRTKVALAGVPHPQTLDVVRTRAEPLGTEVDGETIDDNTAALLVSWPDTFGVYGDHKAAIEKARAAGALVVFIADPLALTLTDAPAKLGADIAVGSMQRFGVPMGFGGPHAAYCAVSDKLTRLMPGRLVGQSVDTRGRPGYRLALQTREQHIRRDKATSNICTAQALLANMATAYAIWHGPAGLQAIAGRIHGLADRLASGLKAAGVSVLGANRFDTVTAEVKGKAAAIAAAAEKAGRLLRVIDADHVSAAFDETSTEADLEAIAGLFGAKPGAGGGSMPGKPRGKEFLTQPVFHDNRSETEMMRFLRRLADKDLALDRAMIPLGSCTMKLNAAAEMMPVSWPSVANLHPFAPAAHSAGYRKMAADLEAWLSEITGFDAVSLQPNAGSQGEYAGLLAIRAYHRARGEGHRTVCLIPSSAHGTNPASAAMAGMSVVVVRCLDDGNIDMDDLRAKANEHSKNLAALMFTYPSTHGVYEEGARHLCALIHEHGGQVYFDGANLNALVGLARPGDIGADVCHMNLHKTFCIPHGGGGPGVGPIGVRAHLKPYLPGHVTEGSAHAVAAAPFGSASILPITWMYIRMMGASGLKQATETAIVSANYVATRLAPHYPLLYKGRSDRIAHECILDTRVLKESAGISVDDIAKRLIDYGFHAPTMSFPVAGTLMVEPTESEPKRELDRFCEAMIAIAGEAAKVAKGEWPSNDNPLVNAPHTAAEALAGEWKHPYSRLEAAYPAGDADLSAKYWPPVSRIDNVAGDRNLVCSCPPLSEYLGAAE from the coding sequence ATGACCGCAGCGCTTACTCCCTTCTCGGCCCGCCATATCGGCCCGGGCGTCAACGACGTCAGAGCCATGCTTGCCGTGCTCGGCGTCCCGTCCGTCGAGACGCTGATCAGCCAGGCCGTGCCGAGATCGATCCGCCTCGACCAGCCGCTCAACCTGCCTGCTCCGGCCAGCGAAGCGGAAGCGCTGGCCGAACTGTCTGCGATCATGGCGAAGAACACGGTGCTGAAGAGCTTCATCGGCGCCGGCTATCACGGCGTCTTCGTGCCGCCGGTCATCCAACGCAACATGTTCGAGAATCCGGCCTGGTATACGGCCTACACGCCCTACCAGGCCGAGATCAGCCAGGGCCGGCTGGAAATGCTGTTCAATTTCCAGACCCTGGTCACCGAGCTCACCGGCTTGCCGGTGGCATCCGCCTCGCTTCTCGATGAAGCCACCGCCGTCGCCGAAGCCGTGGGGATCGCTTTGCGCCATCATCGCGACAAGCGCACCAAGGTGGCGCTTGCGGGTGTGCCGCATCCGCAGACGCTGGATGTCGTGCGCACCCGCGCCGAGCCGCTCGGCACCGAGGTCGACGGCGAGACCATCGACGACAACACCGCCGCCCTCCTCGTCTCCTGGCCGGACACGTTCGGGGTCTATGGCGACCACAAGGCGGCAATCGAGAAGGCCCGCGCCGCCGGCGCGCTTGTCGTCTTCATCGCCGATCCACTCGCGCTGACCCTGACGGATGCGCCGGCCAAGCTCGGTGCCGACATCGCCGTCGGTTCGATGCAGCGCTTCGGCGTGCCGATGGGCTTCGGCGGTCCGCATGCCGCCTATTGCGCCGTCTCCGACAAGCTGACCCGTCTGATGCCCGGCCGCCTTGTCGGCCAGTCGGTCGACACGAGGGGCCGCCCCGGCTACCGGCTGGCGCTGCAGACGCGCGAGCAGCACATCCGCCGCGACAAGGCAACCTCCAACATCTGCACCGCGCAGGCGCTGCTCGCCAACATGGCGACGGCTTACGCGATCTGGCACGGCCCCGCCGGCCTGCAGGCAATTGCCGGTCGCATCCACGGCCTTGCCGACCGGCTTGCCTCAGGTCTCAAGGCCGCCGGCGTGTCGGTGCTCGGCGCGAACCGCTTCGACACTGTGACCGCCGAAGTGAAGGGCAAAGCCGCGGCAATAGCCGCTGCCGCCGAAAAGGCCGGCAGGCTGTTGCGCGTCATCGATGCCGATCACGTCAGTGCCGCCTTCGACGAGACCTCGACGGAAGCCGATCTCGAGGCGATCGCCGGCCTGTTCGGAGCCAAGCCCGGCGCCGGTGGCGGCTCGATGCCCGGCAAGCCGCGCGGCAAGGAATTCCTCACCCAGCCGGTCTTCCACGACAATCGTTCCGAAACCGAGATGATGCGCTTCCTGCGCCGGCTGGCCGACAAGGACCTGGCGCTCGACCGCGCCATGATCCCGCTCGGCTCCTGCACCATGAAGCTCAACGCCGCCGCCGAGATGATGCCGGTGAGCTGGCCGAGCGTCGCCAACCTGCATCCCTTCGCGCCAGCCGCTCATTCGGCGGGCTACCGCAAGATGGCCGCCGATCTGGAGGCCTGGCTGTCGGAAATCACCGGCTTCGACGCCGTCAGCCTGCAGCCCAATGCGGGCAGCCAGGGCGAATATGCCGGTCTGCTTGCCATCCGCGCCTATCACCGCGCGCGCGGCGAAGGCCACCGTACCGTCTGCCTGATCCCGTCGTCCGCGCACGGCACCAATCCGGCGAGCGCCGCGATGGCCGGCATGAGCGTCGTCGTCGTGCGCTGCCTGGACGACGGCAACATCGACATGGACGATTTACGCGCCAAGGCCAACGAGCATTCCAAGAACCTCGCGGCGCTGATGTTCACCTATCCCTCGACGCACGGCGTCTACGAGGAAGGCGCGCGTCATCTGTGCGCCCTGATCCACGAGCATGGCGGCCAGGTGTATTTCGACGGCGCCAACCTCAACGCGCTCGTCGGCCTCGCCCGCCCCGGCGACATCGGCGCCGATGTCTGCCACATGAACCTGCACAAGACCTTCTGCATTCCGCATGGCGGCGGCGGCCCGGGCGTCGGCCCGATCGGCGTCAGGGCGCATCTGAAGCCATATCTGCCGGGCCACGTCACCGAGGGGTCGGCGCATGCCGTGGCGGCAGCACCCTTCGGCAGCGCATCGATCCTGCCGATCACCTGGATGTATATCCGCATGATGGGCGCCTCCGGCCTCAAGCAGGCGACGGAGACTGCGATCGTTTCGGCCAACTATGTGGCGACGCGGCTCGCGCCGCACTACCCGCTGCTTTACAAGGGCCGGAGCGATCGCATCGCGCATGAATGCATCCTCGACACCCGCGTGCTCAAGGAGAGCGCCGGCATCAGCGTCGACGACATCGCCAAGCGCCTGATCGACTACGGCTTCCATGCACCGACCATGTCGTTCCCGGTCGCCGGCACGCTGATGGTCGAGCCGACCGAGTCCGAGCCCAAGCGGGAGCTCGACCGGTTCTGCGAGGCGATGATCGCCATCGCCGGCGAGGCGGCGAAAGTGGCGAAGGGCGAATGGCCGTCCAACGACAACCCGCTGGTCAACGCCCCGCACACCGCGGCGGAAGCGCTTGCCGGCGAGTGGAAGCATCCCTATTCGCGGCTGGAGGCGGCCTATCCGGCGGGCGATGCCGACCTTTCGGCAAAATACTGGCCGCCGGTCTCGCGCATCGACAACGTCGCCGGCGACCGCAACCTGGTCTGCTCGTGCCCGCCGCTGTCGGAATATCTCGGCGCCGCCGAATAG
- a CDS encoding GGDEF domain-containing protein — MLDFSSLLLAAALSGTCLSITMFAIWFTTPRARFVLTVACGIFVLVAHVVAFWRYTKDPEPWLCQVVLALLTLGFLVICLSAMQYLGFRDYRRAIVPALAAMAACALVTYLGFDGIGFQITYAAVTALLAAIGAMFWMKGDHDRRILLVVSFLSGACGLSFALCGLALLAQGQWVLGAAPDNWAERLNSVVAVACMTGLGALTLSLHHLQAQIELKAETMTDPLTGLMNRRALNELYGERSFGPFMAIAMFDLDHFKTTNDVFGHPVGDEVLCRFAAVIKKYGRTGVDAFRLGGEEFALVMSRVTPEKAHDMASRIGVAFGTEIVATHRGPLRSSVSGGMGFGNAAGRSLDEVLAQADAALYAAKRAGRNRVIAQDRAGQPGSGPALKTA, encoded by the coding sequence ATGTTGGATTTCAGTTCGCTCCTGCTCGCGGCGGCGCTGTCGGGCACATGCCTCAGCATCACCATGTTTGCGATCTGGTTCACCACGCCGCGGGCGCGCTTCGTGCTCACGGTCGCCTGCGGCATCTTCGTGCTCGTCGCCCATGTCGTCGCCTTCTGGCGCTATACCAAAGATCCCGAGCCCTGGCTGTGTCAGGTCGTGCTCGCGCTGCTGACCTTGGGTTTTCTGGTGATCTGCCTGTCGGCCATGCAGTATCTCGGCTTCCGCGACTATCGCCGCGCCATCGTGCCGGCGCTGGCCGCAATGGCTGCCTGCGCGCTGGTCACTTATCTCGGCTTCGACGGTATCGGCTTCCAGATCACCTATGCGGCCGTGACGGCGCTGCTCGCCGCGATCGGCGCGATGTTCTGGATGAAGGGGGATCACGACCGCCGGATCCTGCTCGTCGTTTCGTTCCTCAGCGGCGCCTGCGGCCTATCCTTCGCCCTGTGCGGCCTGGCGTTGCTGGCACAAGGGCAGTGGGTGCTCGGCGCTGCGCCCGACAACTGGGCCGAGCGCTTGAACTCCGTCGTCGCGGTCGCCTGCATGACCGGCCTCGGCGCGTTGACGCTGTCGCTGCACCATCTGCAGGCGCAGATCGAACTCAAGGCCGAGACGATGACCGATCCGCTGACCGGACTGATGAACCGCAGGGCGCTCAACGAGCTTTACGGCGAGCGCAGCTTCGGTCCGTTCATGGCGATCGCCATGTTCGATCTCGACCATTTCAAGACGACCAACGACGTCTTCGGCCACCCCGTCGGCGACGAGGTCCTTTGCCGCTTCGCGGCGGTGATCAAGAAATACGGCAGGACAGGGGTCGATGCGTTCCGGCTGGGTGGCGAGGAATTCGCGCTCGTCATGTCGCGCGTGACGCCGGAAAAGGCGCATGACATGGCAAGCCGGATCGGCGTCGCGTTCGGCACGGAGATCGTGGCGACCCACCGCGGCCCGTTGCGCAGCAGCGTCAGCGGCGGCATGGGATTCGGTAACGCCGCGGGCCGCTCGCTCGACGAGGTGCTGGCGCAAGCGGACGCCGCACTTTATGCGGCCAAGCGCGCCGGGCGGAATCGTGTCATCGCCCAAGACAGAGCGGGCCAGCCCGGCTCCGGGCCGGCCCTGAAAACCGCCTGA
- a CDS encoding tetratricopeptide repeat protein yields MRQRLPRAAAALAAVLMITGCTTNNNVDTTKTTAIQPVAKDVSANDLVEGKAQFREANFGLAEQHFRKAVELKSDNAEAWMGLAASYDELGRFDFADRAYAQLLKVAGRKPQIVNNMGYSQLLRGNKKKARALLLEAKAGMADQTVVNANLALLDKG; encoded by the coding sequence ATGCGTCAAAGACTTCCCAGGGCAGCGGCGGCGTTGGCGGCCGTCTTGATGATCACCGGCTGTACGACGAACAACAATGTCGACACGACCAAGACCACGGCGATCCAGCCGGTGGCCAAGGATGTCAGCGCCAACGACCTCGTCGAAGGCAAGGCGCAGTTCCGCGAGGCGAATTTCGGTCTTGCCGAGCAGCATTTCCGCAAGGCGGTCGAACTCAAATCCGACAATGCCGAGGCCTGGATGGGGCTTGCCGCGTCCTATGACGAACTCGGCCGCTTCGACTTCGCCGATCGGGCCTACGCGCAGCTGCTGAAGGTCGCCGGGCGCAAGCCGCAGATCGTCAACAATATGGGTTACTCGCAGCTCCTGCGCGGCAACAAGAAAAAGGCGCGCGCGCTGCTGCTCGAGGCCAAGGCCGGCATGGCCGATCAGACAGTGGTCAACGCCAATCTGGCGCTGCTCGACAAGGGCTGA
- a CDS encoding type II secretion system F family protein has translation MEDVIRFLASLAPSSLVPVAVLLLVLGGGAVAWPLVLAKGDRGEVKRRLKVETLQPAEQAESAPKKSTNAVREKAVKRAQEFYAKSDPENVARLRMKLIQAGYMEPRAVGMFFLVRFATMVGAALGAFLINHWAASAESTMTSRWTFIILSGAGGYFLPGLVLTQKVREKMREYRNGFPDFMDLMIVCSDAGMSMEAGIERVSKELARTYPSLSQNLILVSLELRAGRSLDDALKALADRLSLDEVRSFATLLQQSKELGTSLSGSLRVFSDEMRHKRMSLAEEKAHALPAKMSVPVTVCILPVVLMIAIIPIIVKLTAHH, from the coding sequence ATGGAAGACGTCATCCGCTTCCTCGCCTCGCTCGCGCCGAGCTCGCTGGTCCCGGTTGCGGTGCTGCTGCTTGTGCTGGGCGGCGGCGCCGTCGCCTGGCCGCTGGTGCTCGCCAAGGGCGATCGCGGCGAGGTCAAGCGCCGGCTGAAGGTCGAGACATTGCAGCCGGCCGAGCAGGCGGAGTCCGCGCCCAAGAAGAGCACCAATGCCGTGCGCGAGAAGGCGGTGAAGCGGGCGCAGGAGTTCTATGCCAAGAGCGACCCGGAAAATGTCGCCCGGCTGCGCATGAAACTCATCCAGGCCGGCTATATGGAGCCGCGCGCAGTCGGCATGTTCTTCCTCGTTCGCTTCGCCACCATGGTTGGGGCAGCGCTCGGCGCGTTCCTGATCAACCACTGGGCGGCCAGCGCCGAGTCAACCATGACCAGCCGCTGGACCTTCATCATCCTGTCGGGGGCCGGCGGCTATTTCCTGCCGGGCCTGGTGCTGACGCAGAAGGTGCGGGAAAAGATGCGCGAATACCGCAACGGCTTTCCCGATTTCATGGATTTGATGATCGTCTGCTCCGATGCCGGCATGAGCATGGAGGCCGGCATCGAGCGGGTCTCCAAGGAGCTAGCCAGGACCTACCCGTCGCTCAGCCAAAACCTGATCCTGGTGTCGCTGGAGCTGCGCGCCGGGCGCAGCCTCGATGATGCGCTGAAGGCGCTAGCCGACCGTCTCAGCCTCGACGAGGTTCGCTCCTTCGCGACGCTGTTGCAGCAATCGAAGGAGCTCGGCACCAGCCTGTCGGGCTCGCTGCGCGTCTTTTCCGACGAGATGCGGCACAAGCGCATGTCGCTGGCCGAGGAGAAGGCACATGCCCTTCCGGCCAAGATGTCGGTCCCGGTGACGGTCTGCATCCTGCCGGTGGTGCTGATGATCGCGATCATACCGATCATCGTGAAGCTGACCGCTCATCACTAA
- a CDS encoding type II secretion system F family protein, whose protein sequence is MFEGFSPVYVVYAAAALTGIMIAEGLYLLYAGRSDKRTAINRRMKLAENKISQEQVLIQLRKERGIDGTTSIFSLDRFHALRTQSGMTMPLPKFLMVTSGVAAALALVGIWKGLPLLFGLIVFVVLSPVLPVMVMRFMRKRRHKRFGMQLPEALELITRGLKAGHPVPVAIAMVAREMADPIGTEFGVVADEVTYGSDLVSALNNLFDRVGHEDLPLFVTAVSIQSSSGGNLREILDGLSATIRDRGKLRRKVRAISTEGRMSAYILTAVPVLLFTAIMVLMPQFYQDVWDVPKTWYMLGGSIIWLLLGNAIMFKMSNFRF, encoded by the coding sequence GTGTTCGAGGGATTCAGCCCGGTCTACGTCGTCTACGCCGCGGCGGCGCTCACCGGCATCATGATCGCCGAGGGCCTTTATCTGCTCTATGCCGGGCGCAGCGACAAGCGCACGGCCATCAACCGCCGGATGAAGCTCGCCGAGAACAAGATCAGCCAGGAGCAGGTGCTGATCCAACTGCGCAAGGAGCGCGGTATCGACGGCACGACCTCCATCTTTTCCCTCGACCGCTTCCACGCCCTGCGCACGCAGTCCGGCATGACCATGCCGCTGCCGAAATTCCTGATGGTCACATCGGGAGTGGCGGCCGCGCTGGCGCTGGTCGGCATCTGGAAAGGCCTGCCGCTCCTGTTTGGCCTCATCGTGTTCGTCGTGCTGTCGCCGGTGCTGCCGGTGATGGTCATGCGCTTCATGCGCAAGCGCCGGCACAAGCGGTTCGGCATGCAGCTGCCCGAGGCGCTGGAGCTCATCACGCGCGGCCTGAAGGCCGGCCATCCGGTGCCGGTGGCGATCGCCATGGTGGCGCGCGAAATGGCCGATCCGATCGGCACCGAGTTCGGCGTCGTCGCCGACGAGGTGACCTACGGCTCCGATCTGGTCTCCGCGCTGAACAATCTCTTCGACCGGGTGGGCCATGAGGATCTGCCGCTGTTCGTCACGGCGGTGTCGATCCAGAGCAGTTCGGGTGGCAACCTGCGCGAAATCCTCGACGGCCTGTCGGCGACGATCCGCGATCGCGGCAAGCTGCGCCGCAAGGTGCGCGCCATTTCGACGGAAGGGCGCATGTCGGCTTACATCCTGACCGCGGTGCCGGTGCTTCTGTTCACCGCCATCATGGTGCTGATGCCGCAGTTCTACCAGGATGTCTGGGACGTGCCGAAGACCTGGTACATGCTGGGCGGCTCCATCATCTGGCTGCTGCTCGGCAACGCCATCATGTTCAAGATGTCGAATTTCAGGTTCTGA